In Bacillus cytotoxicus NVH 391-98, the following are encoded in one genomic region:
- a CDS encoding S66 family peptidase, which yields MIKYPKLNFPITVGVTAPSSGVHHSLHSILENAIKAMNNRGYRVVVTPNIWKQNKVRSDSSIKRAEEFMNLINNDDISIVIPPWGGELAIEILEHIQYESLKTKWVMGYSDISLLLLAITLRTGTATAHGTNFIDMRGSKMDDTTKMWTKVLSTTMYNEVTQYSSEEFQSKWDFKNPTSYVFNFSEKTKWKSYGNNTEISGRLLGGCIDVIRHLIGTEYGNVSKFQKEFIESEPILWYFENCSLSPVELKRSLVQMKLAGWFKNCSGILFGRTVIDEDKNGYSIKNVYSEMYEYLDLPVIFDIDCGHLPPQITLVNGAWAIVKVAKDKGTLTQKFI from the coding sequence TTGATTAAATATCCTAAACTTAATTTTCCAATTACAGTTGGAGTTACAGCACCCTCATCAGGAGTTCATCATAGCTTACACAGTATTTTAGAGAATGCTATAAAAGCTATGAATAATAGAGGTTATAGGGTTGTTGTAACGCCAAATATTTGGAAGCAAAATAAGGTAAGGTCTGATTCTTCAATTAAGCGCGCAGAAGAATTTATGAATCTAATTAATAATGATGATATTTCTATAGTCATTCCCCCATGGGGAGGAGAATTAGCTATCGAGATTTTAGAACACATTCAGTATGAAAGTCTGAAAACAAAATGGGTGATGGGATACTCTGATATAAGCTTATTGTTATTAGCTATAACTTTAAGAACAGGTACTGCGACAGCCCATGGAACTAACTTTATTGATATGAGAGGAAGTAAAATGGATGATACCACGAAGATGTGGACAAAAGTTTTATCGACAACAATGTACAATGAGGTAACACAATATTCATCAGAGGAATTTCAAAGTAAATGGGATTTTAAAAACCCTACTTCATATGTTTTTAATTTTTCTGAGAAAACAAAGTGGAAATCTTACGGTAACAACACAGAGATTTCAGGGAGATTACTGGGGGGATGTATAGATGTAATTCGACATCTGATTGGTACAGAATATGGGAATGTTAGCAAATTCCAAAAGGAATTCATCGAATCAGAACCTATTTTATGGTATTTCGAAAATTGTAGTTTAAGCCCTGTGGAATTGAAAAGAAGTCTAGTACAAATGAAATTAGCTGGGTGGTTTAAAAATTGTAGTGGAATATTGTTTGGTAGAACAGTCATTGATGAAGACAAGAACGGTTACTCTATAAAAAATGTTTACAGTGAAATGTACGAATATTTGGATTTACCTGTGATTTTCGATATAGATTGCGGGCACTTACCTCCTCAGATAACTTTAGTAAACGGTGCTTGGGCTATCGTAAAAGTAGCAAAGGATAAAGGGACACTTACACAAAAATTCATATAA
- a CDS encoding phosphotransferase translates to MNNKKFVVFEYLNGRRFTGKIEEVRNAAFALAKINSELPVGNNRTDYFKIIEDQIDIINFGEYSDFKTYLLEFINNINNKFSINGFHNLEHVILHGDFNKWNLVFHPSNDEVLGVLDFDNIDCGPRIRDLSEAILSFGAICYKKDSTNFTEEIYSRDNFVYAKEFYKAYNHLSDLSELERCFLPDLIKIVFLELVTLGLIRKDFILNQLLINNIKLFIQDEINVLVEELYNWVK, encoded by the coding sequence GTGAATAATAAAAAATTCGTTGTTTTTGAGTATTTAAATGGAAGACGTTTTACTGGGAAAATAGAGGAAGTTAGAAATGCTGCATTTGCATTAGCAAAAATCAACTCAGAACTTCCTGTAGGGAATAATAGAACAGATTATTTTAAAATTATTGAGGATCAAATTGATATAATAAATTTTGGTGAATATTCTGATTTTAAAACGTATTTACTGGAATTTATTAATAATATTAATAATAAATTCTCTATTAATGGGTTTCATAATTTGGAACATGTAATTCTTCATGGTGACTTCAATAAATGGAATCTAGTATTCCACCCTTCCAATGATGAAGTATTGGGAGTATTGGATTTTGATAATATTGATTGTGGACCTAGAATACGTGATTTATCAGAAGCGATTCTTTCATTCGGAGCAATCTGTTATAAAAAAGATAGTACTAACTTTACAGAAGAAATTTATAGTAGGGATAACTTCGTATATGCTAAGGAATTTTATAAAGCGTATAATCATCTTTCTGATTTATCAGAATTAGAAAGATGCTTTTTACCTGATTTAATTAAAATTGTATTTTTAGAGTTAGTTACTTTAGGACTAATTAGAAAAGACTTTATTTTAAATCAGTTATTGATTAATAATATCAAATTATTTATTCAGGATGAAATTAATGTTTTAGTTGAGGAGCTTTATAATTGGGTAAAATAA